The Bradyrhizobium barranii subsp. barranii genome segment GACGCAACTCGCCGAGCTCGACTTCGCAAAAGCTCCGAACTTCGTCATCAACGGCCTGAAGCGCGAGGAACTCGTCGCGTCAAACTCGATGATCCTCCACGAAATCTATTTCGACGGGCTCGGCGGTGCCGGCAAGCCGAGCACACCACTTGCCGACGCGATCGCGCGCGATTTCGGCAGCATGGAGCGGTGGCGCGCGGAGTTCTCCGCCATGGGCAAGGCCGAAGGCGGCGGCTCCGGCTGGGTGATTCTTTCCTACTCACCACGCGACAAGCGGCTGGTCAATCAGTGGGCCGCCGACCACACGACGACGCTGGCCGGCGGACGCCCCGTGCTGGTGCTCGACATGTATGAGCACGCCTATCACATGGATTATGGCGCGGCGGCCGCGAAGTATGTCGATATCTACATGGAAGCGATCAAATGGGACAACGCTGCAACACTGTACGATCAATACAGGCGGGAAGCTTAGACGTTGTGCAAAAAATGAGCGTAGCGCTGTTGGGGGCGGCGTTGTTCCTATTGTTGGTGGGAGGAAACGCGATGGCAGAAACTGTAAATTTTGACAACGCAGCAACCGGCGCAGCGCCCGAAGGCTGGACTCTGACGATGACGGGTCGTGGCCAGCCCAAATGGACGGTCGAGGTGGAGTCGACGGCGCCAAGCAAGCCGAACGTCCTGAAACAATCCGGTCAGGCGACGTTTCCAGTGGCGCTCAGGAACGGTACCAGCATCATAGACGGGTTTGTCGAGGTCAAGTTCAAGGCGATCGCAGGCTCCGAGGATCGTGCGGCCGGTATTGTCTGGCGCGCAAAGGATGCCGACAATTACTATGTCGTGCGGGCCAACGCGCTTGAAGACAATGTTGTGCTCTATAAGACGATCAAGGGTGTTCGCAGCGCGCTCGATATCGTCGGCCGGAAAGGCGGCTATGGCGTCAAGGTATCGGTGCCGTCAGGTCAATGGCATTCCCTACGTTGCGAATTCGCGGGAAAGCTATTCAAGGTGACGTATGACGGCAAGCCGATGTTCGAGGTCGAGGACGAATCGATCAGGGAGGCCGGCATGATCGGCTTGTGGACCAAGGCCGACAGTGTCACCGTATTCGACGACCTGACATACGGTGTGCTGAACTAGGTTAACATCGGCGTCGACCCGCTCACGTCGGAGAAACCATGCTCGCTCGAACCCTGCTTGCGGCCACCGTCCTGTTGATGCTCGCGCACCCGGCAATGGCGCAGGAGCCGCTCGCGACCTACAAATCCCTGAGTCCCGAGCTGGCGCTTGATCTGGCCCGGGCATCGCTTGATGACTGCCGATCACGCGGGTACCAGGTAGCCGTCGCGGTCGTCGATCGCTTCGGGGGGACACAGGTGATCCTTCGTGACAGGTTCGCAGGTGCTCACACCGTTTCAACGGCCTCGGGCAAGGCGTGGACCGCAGCAACATTCCGTACCAGCACCACCGAACTGAATGCCGTCAGCCAACCTGGCATGATGCAGGCCGGTATCCGCAATCTCCCCGGCGCGGTCATTATAGGTGGCGGATTGATTGTCGAAGCGGGCGGTTCGCTGGTCGGAGCCGTCGGTGTGTCTGGGGCGCCCGGCGGTGATGCTGACGAAGCCTGCGCCAGGGCCGGAATCGACGCCATCCGCGACAAGCTCGAGTTTTAGGGCCGCCTTGCCCGCCTCAGCGAGGCCTTGAGCGCCTGAGCGTGAGGGCTTCGGCAACCGGTCGAAGCCCTCAATGCGCCGTGGCGATGAGTGCGCGACTAGATCCCCAGCAGTTTTCGCGCGTTGGCCTTCAGCACCTTCGGCCGGATCTCGTCGCGGATCTCGATCTTGGCGAAATCCGACAGCCAGCGGTCCGGCGTGATCACCGGCCAGTCCGAGCCGAACAGCATCTTGTCCTGAAGGATCGAGTTGATGTAGCGCACCAGGATCGGCGGGAAATACTTTGGCGACCAGCCCGAGAGGTCGATGTAGACGTTCGGCTTGTGGGTCGCGACCGACAGCGCTTCCTCCTGCCAGGGGAAGGAGGGATGGGCGAGGATGATCTTGAGGTCGGGGAAATCTGCCGCGACGTCGTCCATGTACATCGGGTTCGAATATTTCAGCCGCATGCCCATGCCGCCGGGCATGCCCGAGCCGACGCCGGTCTGGCCGGTGTGGAACAGCGCGATCGCGCCGCCATTGTTGATCTCTTCGTAGAGCGGATAGGCCATGCGGTCGTTGGCGTAGAAGCCCTGCATGGTCGGATGGAATTTGAAGCCGCGGACGCCGTATTCCTCGATCAGCTTGCGCGCCTCGCGCACACCGAGCTTGCCCTTGTGCGGGTCGATCGAGACGAAGGGGATGAGGACGTCGAGATGGTCGGAGGCGATCTCCAGCATCTCCTCATTTTTGTAGCGGCGGAAGCCGGTCTCGCGCTCGGCATCGACCGGAAAGATCACCGCGGCGATATTCTTGGAGCGGTAGTAGGCCGCGGTCTCCGGCACGGTCGGCGGATGCTTGTGCGGCGACTTGAAATAGTCCGCCATCTGCGCCTGGAAATCGTCATAGCCGTCGTCGGGATGGGTGCCGCAAGGCTCCTCGGCGTGGGTGTGGATGTCGATGGCGACGACATCGTCGATGTTGGGCAGCTTCAGCTTCGGCATTGGTTTCCTCCCGACGGGTTGTCGAATTGATTATATGATATAACGAATTTGGCAAGGCACGTCGTCGAAGCGAAGCCCCAAGTCGACAAATGTGTAGATCGGGCCGATCCGGCCGTTTCTACTTGCTTTCTACTTTGCATGGGGTTGTTTTCCAGAATTTGCTGGTCCGGAACCGGGCAGTTAACATTGACATCCGGTCCTCCCATGCCTTAAGAACCGCCCCGTCCCGGGCGGTCGGTCCGCCAGCGGGAAAGATCTCATTTTGCCACATTCGCGCGTGCCGAAACGGTAGTGCCGAACACGGCCTTTCGAACGTTCAGGATTCTGCCATGAAGGTCCGTAACTCGTTGAAGTCGCTGCGCGGTCGCCATCGCGCCAACCGCCTGGTCCGCCGCAAGGGTCGGGTCTATGTGATCAATAAGGTGCAGCGCCGCTTCAAGGCTCGCCAGGGCTGATATTGCCCTCGCGGTCGCCGCGCGCGCGCCCCGCAAGACCACGGCTCACACGAGTTTGACGCCGCCTTTGCTTTGCAAGGGCGGCTTTGCGCGTTTAGACTTTGCGCATGGCAGTGAGATTCCTGGCAGTGAGCTTCCCTTTCGCGCGCACCCTGTGTCTGGCCCTTGTGCTGGGCGCCACTGGCCTTACGCCAGCCCTGGCGCAGAAAGAGCTGCCTGCCCCTCCCGGCAAGGAACAGAAGAAGCTGCCGGAGGCGCCGGCCAAGCTGCCCAAGGTCGACCGCAGCAAGAATCTCGATTTCCTGTTCGGCGCGCTGAAGGCCGCGCCCGACGAGGCCAGCGCCAAGCATGTCGAGGCGCGGATCTGGGCGATCTGGATCCAGACCCCGAGCGACACCGCATCGCTGTTGATGGCGCGGGCCAAGACCGCGGTCGACGCGCAGAAGATCGACATCGCGATCAAGCTGCTGGATTCGGTCATCAAGCTCAGGCCCGACTACATCGAGGCCTGGAACCGGCGCGCCACGCTCTACTACATGCAGAATGACTACGGCCGCTCGCTTGCCGACATCCGCGAGGTGCTGATCCGGGAGCCTCGCCATTTCGGCGCGCTCGCAGGCCTCGGCATGATCATGCAGGAGGTCGGTGACGAGAAACGTGCGCTCGAGGCCTACCGCAAGGCGCTCGCCGTCAATCCGCACCTCGAGAAGATCCCCGAGCAGGTCAAGGCGCTGACCGAGAAGGTCGAAGGCC includes the following:
- a CDS encoding GlcG/HbpS family heme-binding protein, with amino-acid sequence MLARTLLAATVLLMLAHPAMAQEPLATYKSLSPELALDLARASLDDCRSRGYQVAVAVVDRFGGTQVILRDRFAGAHTVSTASGKAWTAATFRTSTTELNAVSQPGMMQAGIRNLPGAVIIGGGLIVEAGGSLVGAVGVSGAPGGDADEACARAGIDAIRDKLEF
- a CDS encoding amidohydrolase family protein, which produces MPKLKLPNIDDVVAIDIHTHAEEPCGTHPDDGYDDFQAQMADYFKSPHKHPPTVPETAAYYRSKNIAAVIFPVDAERETGFRRYKNEEMLEIASDHLDVLIPFVSIDPHKGKLGVREARKLIEEYGVRGFKFHPTMQGFYANDRMAYPLYEEINNGGAIALFHTGQTGVGSGMPGGMGMRLKYSNPMYMDDVAADFPDLKIILAHPSFPWQEEALSVATHKPNVYIDLSGWSPKYFPPILVRYINSILQDKMLFGSDWPVITPDRWLSDFAKIEIRDEIRPKVLKANARKLLGI
- the ykgO gene encoding type B 50S ribosomal protein L36, giving the protein MKVRNSLKSLRGRHRANRLVRRKGRVYVINKVQRRFKARQG
- a CDS encoding tetratricopeptide repeat protein → MAVRFLAVSFPFARTLCLALVLGATGLTPALAQKELPAPPGKEQKKLPEAPAKLPKVDRSKNLDFLFGALKAAPDEASAKHVEARIWAIWIQTPSDTASLLMARAKTAVDAQKIDIAIKLLDSVIKLRPDYIEAWNRRATLYYMQNDYGRSLADIREVLIREPRHFGALAGLGMIMQEVGDEKRALEAYRKALAVNPHLEKIPEQVKALTEKVEGRDI